The Chryseobacterium sp. G0186 genome includes the window GTAAGTCATTTCTAGCTCACTTACTTTTTGTCCACTCCATAGATCTTCCATGAGTACCAGGTTCATGCTTGCATTATAAGTATACTTTTCGATCTTAGATTCAGAGCTGGAGGGTGCATTGGTTAGCTGTAGCAAAAGTCCGTCCTTGAATTGATATACCTCGGTAGGGCTTGTCTTGGCTCCACAACCATTATGAAGAAATAAACCTGCCGGATGTCCATTTAAATAATAATAGGTTTCTTTTTGATGGCAGGTGTCGGAATTCCCGTTATTTTTCTGAAAGTTGAAATATTCTGTACGTTCTTCTGCTTCAAATTTATTCTCGGTATAATAGCGGTACTGCCAGGAAGAAAATGAATTTTCTGCTATCATCCTTTTCCACAGACTATCCTTGGGTAAAGATCCCTTAAGAATCATTTTATCTACGCGGGGAATAACCTCTCTCTGCCAGTCACTGTTTTGTTGTCTATTGGGCATTTGAGAATTCAAAGAGAAGTTTCGGATGATATCAATTCTGTTTTTCTGATCGTATTGATAACTGTTAATCCTGACGATGCCATCCCGATAATCTATTCTTGCTTTTTTATCAATTAATCCCTTTGCGTTGTAAAAATATCTGGCATAAAAAGCCGTATCTATTTTTTCTTTGTCATAACGTATAGTTGTCATACTTTCCATAGAACCATTGGGAGTAAAATTGTAAATGTACTTTGTACCGATATCTTCATCGCTTTTAAGCAAAATACTTTTTACTTTGTTAGTCTTCATAAAAGCCGGATTGAACGGGAAAACAGTTTTTGTAAAATAACCCTCGTCCTTAAATGGTGACACAGTGTAGAAAGGAATTCCCTGTGCTTTACCGGTATTCATCATACTGCAAACTAGAATAAGAGTTAAAAAGGGAGTTCGTTGATATGCGGGGTAGGTTATACTTTTCATATTCTTTATTTGAATTGTGGGTGTTCAAGTGTACTCAAATATAGTAAAATTGGTAAGTGTTTGATCTTGAATTCTTTTATTTTGAAAACTTACTGTTTTTTCATTCAAAAAAAATCCTGCAAAAATTTAATTTTGCAGGATTAATAAACTTTTAGTACACTTTGAAAGCTTTTTCAAATATACTTAGTGGAGAATACGGGATTCGAACCCGTGACCTTTTGACTGCCAGTCAAACGCGCTAGCCAACTGCGCCAATCCCCCATTTTTGAAGCGGTACAAAAGTAAGTATTTAATTGATACTTGCAAATGTTTTTTTAAAATTTCTTTATTGAATGAAAAATAAAGGTAAAGATGTGTAAGCGGATATTAATAAAGATCATCTGGTTCATATTAAAAGAGTAGCTCTACAATAATATTAAAAGCTTTCTTTTTATTGTCAATAATAAGAAATGAGTTATATCTTGTAATTCATTTTATTTATATTTGGAAATGTGCACAATACGCACTAAAAAACTAATAAAAAACTATGAAAAATCTAAAGAAATTGACCAGAGATGGCATGAAGTCAGTCCAAGGGGCTGGTCCAACTTATTGCAGAGTTGGCTATATCTATAGATGTGATTCTATTTATGTATGTGATCCAGACCAGGACATTTTGGATTGTGTATGCGGATGCGTCCCTGTCACAAGACCTTAGTCATTGATCCCTTTTTCAGCTTGTCTGATGATAAAAGAACTTAATAAAGCCTTCTCTTTGAGAGGGCTTTTTGTTATATTTGCGGAAAACTAATAACGATGCCTATTCCCAAGATTCTATAGGCTTATTCTCGCTGAAAAATTCTGCCTTGGCATTCCTGCCATTATCAATATAAAATTTAAAAATAACCATGAAATTAATTTTAAAAACAGGTAAGTTTATTGGAAAACTTATATTAGGAATTCTAATAGTACTGCTATTCTCAGGTATATGTTACCGATTATTTAGTCCCAAACCAGTTCCACCAGGTAAATTAGTGAATGTTAACGGAACCAATATTCACGTAAGAGTAGAAGGTGAAAAGAAATCTTTACCTACTATTATTATTGAAGCCGGGGCACACAGCAATACAGATATGCTGCATTGGGTAGCAGATGGTTTGAAAAATAAAACAAGAGTTATCCGCTATGATAGAGATGGAAAATGGTTTAGCAAATCGAGTAATAATGAAAGTGTATCTCCTGAGTTCTATGCTCATCAGCTTCATGAATTATTGGAGAAAATTGGTGAAAAGCCACCTTATATTTTGGTTGGTCACTCTATGGGCGGACCTTATAGTAGAATATTTAGGGATCTTTATCCCAACGAAGTTGAAGGAATCGTTTTCATAGACTCAAGCCATCCCGAACAGTGGAATCGGCTGGCTCAAAAAGAATTGGTTCCTAAAGGACAGGCAAAACTTTTAAAAATAGGTTCTCTACTCGCAGATTTAGGTATTTTGGGTATTTATAATAAAATTATGAGTAAGCCGGTGTATCAAGGTGATGGTTTACCCAAAGAACTGTATAGCCGTTCACAATCACTAACGTATAATTCGGGTGATGTCTATCGTATGTTTTTAAGAGAGAATGAACGAACCAATGATGTACTGAAACGTGCCGGTAAAACAAAGTCTTTAGATTCATTACCTGTCTTGGTATTTACTGCCACAGAGCAATATAAAGAATCCCAAAAAGTAAAATACAGAAAATCCGGAATTGACCCTGAAAAACAAGTTCAATTATGGTTTGATATGCAAAAAGAACTTAAAGAGCTTTCTTCTAATGGAAAACAAATGATTATGGATGCAAGCCACGGTTCTATCATTACAAAAAAAGAAAATGCAGATATCATAAATAAAGAGATTCTTTTGCTATCTGAAAATATTGCGAAGAAAAACTAGACACTTTTCCCCAAATTGTGTAAGTTACTGATAACGATCAAAGCCTTTTAATTTGAGCTTTGATCGTTATTTTTATTTAAGTGCTATTCCATTATTCCCATCTTTATTAAATACCAGATTTCTAATCTAAATTTATTTCTTACCACTATTAATTAAAGCTTATAACACAATAAACTATACTCAGTTGCCATCGTAATTTCAATATAAAATTCAGTATTGTGGATTTTGTTATAAGAATAGGGGATTACGTTACACCGATATTTTTTTATTATTTGAATTTTGTCATGTGATTTAATAGTAATAAAAAGTATCATGAAAAATAAAACAATTCTAATAACCGGAGCAAACATTGGTCTTGGTAAAGAAGCAGCAAGACAACTATCCCTAGATAGAAAAACTGAAAAAATATTTCTGGCATGCCGCAATCTGGAAAAGCAAATCAGGCTAAAATAGATCTGGAAAACAGTATGGGAAAGAAAATTTTTGAGATCATATTGATGGATATTAGTAATCCAAATTCAGTAAAAACGGCAGTAAATTCATTACCACATGCAGTAATACTAAATGCAGGTGGGCAAGGTGGAAAAGACCCGTTGGCATTAACAGAAAGCGGTATGACGAATATTGCCTCGACAAATTTATTAGGACACATGGTGCTGGTGGATGAACTTATAAAAATGAATAAGATTACTAATGAAGTTCTATATGTGAGCTCAGAAGGGGCCAGAGGAATAAAAGGCATCATGAAAAAACCCAATTTAAAAACAAACTCTGTCAATGAATTTATTTCTGTTCTTAATGGCTCGTTCTCAGATCCTAAATTTGATGGGGGTGAGGCTTATGGTTACGGGTACATCAAATATATTGGCACTTTATGGACAGCAGCAAATGCACGTAAATATCCCATATAAAGTTTATCAGTGTAAGTCCTGGAAATACTCGCGGAACAGCAGGATACGATAATTTGCCTGTATTGAGCAAGTTCTTATTTAAATACCTGCTGGCAACAATAATAATGCCGTTAATAGGAATGATACATAGCGTTCGTAAAGGGGCATCAAGGTATGGAGAAGTATTAAATAATCCTAATATTGAAAGCGGATGTTTTTATGCCAGTAAGGATGGAAAAGTGATTGGAGAAATGGTGGAACAGGGGACTTTATTTCCAGAATTTAGAAGTACTGTTTTCCAGGATAATGCTGATATCGCGCTGCATAGTTTTCTGAAATAATAGACCATATAAAAATGTATTCTATTTCCTTTTTTTAATTTTGTGTGAGTTCTAAACTTACAAACCAGATGGTAATTTAGATAATGAAAAATAAAATAAATCCACCTCAAGTACTTACAATTTCAAAAGTCCATCAGCTTTTGAAAATAAAAAAACCGACCAATCCTTTGGTCAGTGTAATAGATCTTTCCACCATTACCATTGATACGGATGAGATTGAGAAAAAGATATCCTATAATTTTTTCAGTATAGCACTCAAAAAAAATTGTGATGGGTTTGGTTATGGTCAGCAACATTACGATTTTAATGAGGGGGTAATGTCATTCATTGCTCCTGAGCAGATAATATCTCCGGACAAAAAGGTGGATATTCAGCCTGAAGGCATGTTACTGATTGTTCATCCAGATTTTTTCAGGCATTATCCTCTGGCAAAAATAATCCGTTCCTATGGATTTTTCTTTTATGAAGTTAATGAGGGACTTTATCTTTCGGAATCTGAAAACGAAATGGTGATAGAGATCATGAAAAATATCAGTAAAGAAATTTCCAATTCTATTGATGCCTTTACCCAAGATCTGATCGTATCCCATATAGAGCTTCTTTTAAAATATTGTGATAGATTTTATAATCGTCAATTTTTAACAAGAAAAATGGTTACCAGCGATATCTTGGCTAAAGTAGAAGATCTGCTTGATCAATGCTTTACAGAGAAGGATCTGAAATTGCACGGCGTGCCCACCGTAAATTTTCTTGCATCCAAAATGAATATGTCACCAAACTACCTTACCGATATGTTGCGAACGCTTACAGGAAAGACAACACAGCAACACATACAAAATAAAATCATAGAAAAGGCGAAGATATTATTGTCAACAACGAACCTTACCGTAAGTGAAATTGCTTACTCCTTAGGATTTGACTATCCACAGTCATTTCAGAGACTTTTCAAAAATTTAGCGAAAACTTCTCCGCTTGAATTTAGAAATAATTACAACTGAATCTAATTTCTTGTTAAAATTTTTAAGTATGTAAATATATAGCCCCGGATACCGGGGCTTTTTTCATTCATCTGAAGTTGGAATTCTATCAGAGAATTGAGGGTAATCAGGATTTTGAGCATCAAAATGTACATCATTTGCATCATCATTTGTTGTGTATCTCCACAGCCAGAATTCTGTACCATCTTTAACTAGATAATCAATCCATAATAGGAGTTTTTCTTCATTTTCACTCCATTTTACAAAATAGTAGCCTTTTTCAATTGGTCTTTCATTTGTGAGTTCAACATGATCAAACATAAATTTATTGTTTTTTTATTATTTCATTTCTTTCTTCGTCCTTTTTGTAGATTGGTTCGGAGTTATTCTCCTTACTAGGGTTATTAGGTAGTATCAGTTTTAATATATTTATTTACAAGTGCCATCACAAAATGCTATACAACCACATCTGGTGATAATTGGTGGTAGCCCTCCGCAATAGCAAGCTGGATCATTTTCATTACCTTCTTTACCTGCAAAAATAGATTTAATGGTACTACGGTCTAATTTCTTAAGATTTTTCATGTTATTTATTTTTAGTTTCCCGAATATACAAATAACCTAGAACCTAGAATTACAGTTTTTGGTAGTATAAACATCCTTGAAATAAAAGCAAATGAAATTTACAATACAACTTATTGACATGAACAATTGCAAAATAATTTTATATACCTTAAATTTGCAGCTGATTCTCATATTTAATTTGAGTTTTCATGGTTATTAGTTTTTATCCCCGGACACATCCGGGGATTTTTTATTTTATTATAAGCATGCGTAATGTAGGATCATTTTATTTATTTGATGATAGTTTTGAAAAATAAGTAAAAAATGTATTTTAATAATATAAATCCTAATTGTGGGAATAAAATATTATTGTTATAATTGTATTACATTAAACAAAACTAAAGTAACTCATGAAAAAGCTCTTATTTGCATCACTATGTGCATTAACAATGTATTCTTGTCATTCGGATCAACAAGAAATGGGATTAGAAAATCAAGCATCAATCAATTCGAAATCAAAAAATAGTTCTAATTCCGAAAATCAAAAAAACAGCCAGGAATATGAAGTTAAAAGATATTATAGTCATAATTTAATGAAACATTATTTTGGAGCAGAAACTTTACCTTATTCTGGTTCTTGGGTAGGTGAGGGATTAGCATTTAGAACTTCAAAGTATCATTTAGGGGCTGGCAGCTATCTGCCCATGGTGATTATGGTAAACCCTGTTAATCAGGACATGGTTATAGCAATTACGCCTGCTGATAGAGAGGAGGTTGAAAAAAGAGGATATATTTTCAGAGAGGTCATAGGATATCCTTATCCGGCAACCAATAATACTTTTCCCGTTTATAGATATTACCGTGCTTCAAAAAATGGCCATTTTTACACGAAAAACTTTGGTGAACTTGGATATGGAGGCGGTGATTGGAAGTATGAGGGGATTGCTTTTTATGCTTTATAAATAATTCATGCTAAAATATAGAATTTTTTATCTTAAAAATGAGATTAATTGAGAGGCAATCCTTTATCTATCAATTAATTATTTTTCATCATTTGTGTTTTTAACCTCCCAGTACATCTGAGAGGTTTTTTTTATCTTTATGGTGGATTCCCATAAGATGAATCTTAGAAAGCAATAGCTTATTTCAAAATACAAATAAAAAACGCACTCTTCTAAGTACGTTTTTTATTTAGAAATTATGATTTAGTATTTTTATTTCTACTCTTACAAATTCCTTTATATAGTAAGGAGATAAGGAGAAATTAAATTGATTTCTTCAATTTGTCAGCTTTATTTCATTCGTTATAAGAAGATTTTACTCTTCATTTTTTGGTTTAAAATTTCTTCCTGCTCCTTGTCGGAGAAAGGTGATTTTTCCTTGAACTTTCTTTGCTTTTTCTAGGACTTCTAAGGCTTTTGTTCGTTCGTTAACTTTGCCTGCATGTGTTATATTGTCCTGAAGATCACTTTTTTTCATATATCAATTTAGTGATTTTATTTGACAAAAACAAATTATTTTATCTTTTACGTATTCCAAAAATCTGAAAGGTGAAACTTTAATTTTTATAATGGGTGAGTCACTATGATAAATATCCTTTAAAGCTCATGTAGTTTTTATTAAAATAACTATATGGTAGCGAGGTTTATTATCGTTAAAAAAATATTAAAATATTTTATGTTAAATCACTACATGAAGATTTGTTATTATATTTGGACCTCAACAAACTAAATTAAAACCATGAAAAATTTAAAGAAAATCTCAAAGGAGAAGTTAAAAAGTATTAATGGAGGACAAAAAATATGTCCTCAGGGGTGGAAGAGCATGCATTGCCCTAACAGTCCAATTCCACAATGTTATTCAGATCAATTCACATTAGAATGCCCAGATTTTTAAAATACGATCCCTCTAACAGAGGGATTTTTTATTTTACTTACTGTTCTAAGGGTTCCTAGAATTTGGAAGAGATCAACTTAAATGAATTACAAATAAAAAAAGAAATAAAAGCAACCGAAATAATCAATTGGTTAAGGACAGATTTTGAACTAGGCCATGACCATGCTACTGTCATGTATGCATATATTAACGGGAAACGCGAATAAGAGATTTATAAAATTTCCGATTGAAGTTCTTTATATAAAAGAGGCTGTCTAAAAAGTCTCAAAAAATATCCCCGTCACTTAAAAAGTTTCGGGGATTTTTTTGTTGTTTGTCCTTTAAGATTTATCTTTAAGGTGCAGCCAAACAAACATTGATATGAAAGTACGTTTTAAATCTTTACCCTCCAATACTCCCAGCTTATTTCCTGAAGATATTTTTGATAAGATCGGTTCTGATCATCCTGTACGTCTTATCAATGAATTAGTGGATAGCTTAAATATCGATCATATAATGAGTGAATATAAAGGCGGTGGAACGACAAGCTTTCACCCCCGTATGATGATCAAAGTTTTATTCTATGCCTATTTCAACAATATTTATTCATGCCGTAAAATAGAAAAGGCACTTGGAGAAAATATTCATTTCATGTGGCTTTCCGGGAACAGTAAGCCTGATTACAGAACCATCAATTACTTTAGGAGCAAACGGCTTAAAAACCATATTCATCGTCTTTTTGCAGATGTTACCGTTGTTTTGCAGCATTTGGGTTACGTAAGTTTAACTGTTCAATATATAGATGGGACAAAAATAGAATCATCGGCCAACCGATACAGCTTTGTATGGAAAAAATCTGTAGAAAAGAATAAATTAAAACTGGAAGCCCAAATTCATTCCGTACTTGAAGAAATTGAATCTCAAATCAAAGAAGAACGTTATGAATCCCATGAAAAGGTCCTTCCAAAATCTATTGACAGCAGAGAGCTTCAGGATAAAATAGCAGAGCTTAATCACGATGTGGCACAGGACAATAAAACCGGTAAGAAGCTTATCAAAAAGCTTCAGCATCAGGACCTGCCCAGATTACAGAAGTATGAAGATCAGTTAAAAATACTCTCAGGCCGCAATAGTTATAGTAAGACAGATCCCGATGCCTGCTTCATGCGGCTCAAAGACGACCATATGAAAAATGGACAGCTTAAGCCAGCCTATAATGCACAGATCAGTACTGAAAACCAGTTTATCACACATTACAGCATTCATCAGACTCCTGGAGATACCACTACATTGAAGGATCATCTTAACGGTTTTGAAAATCAGTACCACAAACAAAGTAAAGAGGTAGTAGCAGATGCCGGATATGGAAGTGAAGAGAATTACGAAATGATGGCAGAAAAAGCTATAGAGGGGTATGTAAAATATAATAATTTTCATAAAGAACAGAAACGCAGTGAGAAGAACAATGCGTTTGCTGTACAGAACTTGTATTATAATAAAGAAAATAACTTCTATGTATGTCCCTTTGGACAGCAAATGAACTTTATCGGTAAAGGCAAAAGAATCAGCAGTAACGGATATGAATCTCAGGTACATTATTATCAGGCTTTCAGCTGTCAGGGTTGTCCTCTTAGAGAAAGCTGCCATCAAAGCCAGGATAATCGGTTAATCGAAGTGAATTATAATCTGAACCATCACAGAATGAAAGCCAGGCAAAGGCTGATATCTGAAAAAGGACATTACCACAGAAGTAAACGGCCTATAGAAGTAGAAGCTGTATTCGGACAACTAAAAAGCAATAATAAATTTTCAAGATTTACTCTAAAAGGACTTGAAAAAGTAAATATTGAATTTGGATTAATGGCATTGGCGCATAATTTTAGAAAATTAGCGAAAAACAGAAAACTTACCCGTAAAAATTGGCTACGTACGCTTAAAGGTAAAAAAACTAGACATTCTTTCACTGAGTATATAGAAAACCAAAAGTATAAATTTGCCGCATAAATATAACGCAGCCTGAAAACATAAAAAAGAGGCTGACCTTTTTGGACAGCCTCTTTTACAGAGGTGATTATCTATTTAGCTTTTTGAACGTGCAACAGAAATAAGGTATACAAGATGCGCATACATACTTCGTTTTACAGATTCTATTTTTATATCTCCGGTTGCCTGGTTAATTGTCGTAACGAGATCAGTATTACATTGTCC containing:
- a CDS encoding bacteriocin-like protein; its protein translation is MKNLKKLTRDGMKSVQGAGPTYCRVGYIYRCDSIYVCDPDQDILDCVCGCVPVTRP
- a CDS encoding alpha/beta fold hydrolase, with amino-acid sequence MKLILKTGKFIGKLILGILIVLLFSGICYRLFSPKPVPPGKLVNVNGTNIHVRVEGEKKSLPTIIIEAGAHSNTDMLHWVADGLKNKTRVIRYDRDGKWFSKSSNNESVSPEFYAHQLHELLEKIGEKPPYILVGHSMGGPYSRIFRDLYPNEVEGIVFIDSSHPEQWNRLAQKELVPKGQAKLLKIGSLLADLGILGIYNKIMSKPVYQGDGLPKELYSRSQSLTYNSGDVYRMFLRENERTNDVLKRAGKTKSLDSLPVLVFTATEQYKESQKVKYRKSGIDPEKQVQLWFDMQKELKELSSNGKQMIMDASHGSIITKKENADIINKEILLLSENIAKKN
- a CDS encoding helix-turn-helix domain-containing protein, encoding MKNKINPPQVLTISKVHQLLKIKKPTNPLVSVIDLSTITIDTDEIEKKISYNFFSIALKKNCDGFGYGQQHYDFNEGVMSFIAPEQIISPDKKVDIQPEGMLLIVHPDFFRHYPLAKIIRSYGFFFYEVNEGLYLSESENEMVIEIMKNISKEISNSIDAFTQDLIVSHIELLLKYCDRFYNRQFLTRKMVTSDILAKVEDLLDQCFTEKDLKLHGVPTVNFLASKMNMSPNYLTDMLRTLTGKTTQQHIQNKIIEKAKILLSTTNLTVSEIAYSLGFDYPQSFQRLFKNLAKTSPLEFRNNYN
- a CDS encoding bacteriocin-like protein, with protein sequence MKNLKKISKEKLKSINGGQKICPQGWKSMHCPNSPIPQCYSDQFTLECPDF
- a CDS encoding DUF4287 domain-containing protein, with the translated sequence MEEINLNELQIKKEIKATEIINWLRTDFELGHDHATVMYAYINGKRE
- a CDS encoding IS1182 family transposase, with protein sequence MKVRFKSLPSNTPSLFPEDIFDKIGSDHPVRLINELVDSLNIDHIMSEYKGGGTTSFHPRMMIKVLFYAYFNNIYSCRKIEKALGENIHFMWLSGNSKPDYRTINYFRSKRLKNHIHRLFADVTVVLQHLGYVSLTVQYIDGTKIESSANRYSFVWKKSVEKNKLKLEAQIHSVLEEIESQIKEERYESHEKVLPKSIDSRELQDKIAELNHDVAQDNKTGKKLIKKLQHQDLPRLQKYEDQLKILSGRNSYSKTDPDACFMRLKDDHMKNGQLKPAYNAQISTENQFITHYSIHQTPGDTTTLKDHLNGFENQYHKQSKEVVADAGYGSEENYEMMAEKAIEGYVKYNNFHKEQKRSEKNNAFAVQNLYYNKENNFYVCPFGQQMNFIGKGKRISSNGYESQVHYYQAFSCQGCPLRESCHQSQDNRLIEVNYNLNHHRMKARQRLISEKGHYHRSKRPIEVEAVFGQLKSNNKFSRFTLKGLEKVNIEFGLMALAHNFRKLAKNRKLTRKNWLRTLKGKKTRHSFTEYIENQKYKFAA